Proteins encoded together in one Euzebya rosea window:
- a CDS encoding glycosyltransferase, with translation MTDAGPLVSVIVPHLNDADGLRACLASLARQVDAPPHEVIVVDNGSVELPEQVCAEVPGTVLLCEAEPGPGRARNHGAAVAAGSILAFIDADCRADQRWLRTIVDRFAAAPEVDVIGGQVTVVPRRPGRPSMVEAHELVFGYRMRLYVERDGYTATLNMAVRRDAFRRVGPFGGRDIAEDRDWGRRATALGLRIAYVDDMRITTAARPDRTALRCKWDRLLSHDAAELGADRRARSWFLLRAVAVAASPPVEVLGILVSDRVEGPRSRWMAVLGTTWIRLYRARRMVSLLVRGNAAELQEGWNGAPGRTLVEARPSSADG, from the coding sequence ATGACCGACGCCGGTCCGCTCGTCTCGGTGATCGTCCCGCACCTGAACGATGCCGATGGCCTCCGGGCCTGCCTTGCCTCCCTCGCGAGGCAGGTGGACGCCCCGCCGCACGAGGTGATCGTCGTCGACAACGGATCGGTGGAGCTGCCCGAACAGGTGTGTGCCGAGGTGCCCGGGACGGTGCTGCTGTGCGAGGCGGAACCCGGGCCGGGGCGAGCCCGCAACCACGGGGCGGCCGTGGCTGCGGGCTCGATCCTGGCGTTCATCGACGCCGACTGCCGAGCGGACCAGCGCTGGCTGCGGACGATCGTGGATCGGTTCGCCGCCGCTCCGGAGGTCGACGTGATCGGCGGACAGGTGACGGTCGTGCCACGACGCCCGGGGCGACCGTCCATGGTCGAGGCGCACGAGCTGGTGTTCGGCTACCGGATGCGCCTCTACGTCGAACGCGACGGCTACACGGCAACCCTCAACATGGCCGTCCGGCGGGACGCATTCCGTCGGGTGGGACCGTTCGGTGGCCGCGACATCGCCGAGGACCGGGACTGGGGGCGCCGTGCGACCGCGCTGGGCCTGCGGATCGCCTACGTGGACGACATGCGCATCACCACCGCGGCTCGACCCGATCGCACGGCGCTGCGGTGCAAGTGGGACCGGCTGCTGTCCCACGACGCCGCCGAGCTCGGCGCCGACCGTCGAGCCCGGTCGTGGTTCCTCCTGCGCGCGGTCGCCGTCGCCGCCTCACCGCCGGTCGAGGTCCTCGGGATTCTCGTGTCGGACAGGGTCGAGGGACCGAGGAGCCGGTGGATGGCCGTGCTCGGGACCACCTGGATCCGGCTGTATCGGGCCCGACGAATGGTGTCACTGCTCGTCCGCGGCAACGCTGCGGAGCTGCAGGAGGGATGGAACGGTGCCCCGGGCCGGACGCTCGTCGAGGCGCGGCCGTCGTCAGCCGACGGGTAG